The following are encoded in a window of Echinicola jeungdonensis genomic DNA:
- the mce gene encoding methylmalonyl-CoA epimerase, whose translation MRKIEHLGIAVKDLKQSNELFAKLLGNKAYKEEMVDSEGVKTSFFQVGDTKVELLEGTGPDSPISKFVEKRAEGIHHIAFEVEDIQKEMERLKKEGFELLNEQPKTGADHKLVVFLHPRSTNGVLVEICQSTQ comes from the coding sequence ATGAGAAAAATTGAACATCTTGGAATTGCGGTAAAAGACTTGAAACAATCCAATGAATTGTTTGCCAAACTGTTGGGAAATAAGGCTTATAAAGAGGAAATGGTAGACAGTGAAGGGGTGAAAACGTCCTTTTTTCAGGTTGGCGATACCAAGGTGGAATTATTGGAAGGAACTGGACCTGATTCCCCAATTTCCAAGTTTGTGGAAAAGAGGGCGGAAGGAATCCATCATATCGCATTTGAAGTGGAGGATATTCAAAAAGAAATGGAGCGATTGAAAAAGGAGGGGTTTGAATTGTTAAATGAACAACCAAAAACCGGGGCTGATCATAAATTAGTTGTATTTTTGCATCCCCGAAGCACCAATGGGGTGTTAGTGGAGATTTGTCAATCGACTCAATAA